GCTTTGGGAGCAGACTTTGGTATTTGTATAGATTGGCAACCAGGAGAGGAAGCCGATTCTCAACTGTAAACTTGAAAAACTTTAGAAGCAGAGCTGTTCAGGATTTACTGCTGTGATAACATCATTATCACGATTTTTTGGGAATTATCACTTGAATCGAACAACTCACGTCAAAAGCGAAGAGGAGATTTAGCCCTGAAGTCCGTCGGTCCATGAAACTCGACAGCGCAGCGCAATTGATCGCAACAGATGGCATGTCAAGGCTTTCGATGGAAGCCATTGACCAGAAGGTGGATGTCAGCAGATCGCTGATGTATAAGTATTTTATTAGCCTATCGCACCTTTTTAGAGAATTGCTGAAACGTGAGCTAACCATCCGGTAGAAACATCAAGTCGCTGTGGCGGAAAAAGCCAATACATTTGAAGAACTGGTTCGCAGTACAACGCATGTCTATCTCAGCTCTCTCTACATGAGGCAAATTCCCGACACTTGCCAATGAAAGCACCAGCATATCATCCGAGTGTACTTTTTGTTTCCTCAGCATTTTTTTGACGAAGACTCGATCACCCTGCCTCCAGATAATCTGCGCCATCATGGTCACTCGCGCATTTATCCTTAGGAATTTCTCCGAAACTTTTCATGTTTAATAACGCTCCCAGAGGTCAAAAAATAGCCCTATACATAAGATCCCAGGCTGTCCTCGGAGAGAAGCTAATTTCTAGTCATCAAAAGCGGATGGTCGCTTCAACCCCATAAGTGCGCGGTTCCAAAATAACGAATTCCCGGAAACGCCCGACTAGTCGCCCAGCCGAGAGCGCACGCGTAATGTCATCATTGTTGAACAGATTCTTCACATATCCGCGGATTTCCGAGTTGCCGCCATCAGGTGCGAGCAGCAGCTTGAGATCGGTCTGGCCATAGCCATCAAAAATATCGATCGGCTTGCTGAAGATCGAACTTGCAAATTCGCTCTGTAGATAATGGTCGATACGCGGGGTCAATACCCAATCGCCTACCGGGATTTCATATTGCGCCCCAATCGCGATCTTGATGTCAGGGGAAAAGGGTAGAGAATTCCGATCAACATCCTTCAGCACACCCGCGGCTGTGACGTCAGCATCAACCGTGCCCGGCGCAGAACCAAAAGGATCGGTTTCATCGATCGAAGCAAAATCTCTCACCCCGGCATTGAGGTAGGAGAAGCTGCCGTCAACTTGAAAACGATCGCTCGGACGAACGGCAAATTCTGCTTCGACGCCTCAGACTGTGGCGTCTGTATTAACCGTCAGTGCGGCAGTTGCGGTCGTTTGACCGATTTGCAGATCCTTATGGTCATAGTAAAATGCCAACACGCTTCCAGTGAAACTGCCATCGATTGATGAATCCTTGATTCCTACCTCGAACGCATTCAGAAATTCGGGATCAAGGAAGAAGCCAGTGATATGAGTAGTTCTGGCCCGTTTAACTTGCGCTCTGGCATTCCTTATGATGTCGGAGCGACAATACGTGCTGGCACGTTGACAACGCGCGGCAGTCTAACTTTCCTAAGCTCCACCATGGACAGCAAGGTCCGGGCGTTTGATATTCGGACTGGTGAAGCAAAATGGAAAGCGGATTTGCCTAGCAACGGACAATCCACGCCAATGTCTTATCGTGATCGTTCCCAACCCAACCTGGCGATACCCCAGAGACCTTGCGGCAAACCAATATCTCGACTCGTAGGATGTGCGATATGGCAAAGGCGCCTATGTAATTGCCTATGCATTAGACAAAGATTGAACCCTAACCACGGATTGATTTCGTCCAAATCCAGCGATACCAAAAAAATAGGAAAAAATGTTGCGCGGTGCAGTCTTTCTAGAACGGGTCTAGCGCAGTTTTCCCTGTTGCTTCGCTTTTGCAGGGAAATAGATCCAATCTTCCGCTTTGTTGATCAAAGGCACACTATCAAACGCATGAATATCTAGGAATTCAAGGCTCAACATCGAAGATCTTCTCCCAATAATAATAGAGAAGCATAAACGCATTAACAGGAAAATATTCTCTGAATAACAGAGAATTCGAACCAAACCACAGGCTGTGTTTGGTATGTCATTCTGCCAGATGCGGGAGCCAACATATGTTATAGAAGCAGCATAACCAGCAACAATTCGAGATATTTTTGCCATTAGCGGCGTCGCACTTCTTGATCTTATAGCCTGGGAGCCTGCTAGGTATGTCGAAGGCTCTCCAGCCTAAAGGTCGTAGGCACCGACTTGCTCGGTTTACTAACTCCTCGATCACCAAGGATCAGGTGTGAAGTCGAAAGCGGAGGCGTACCGTGGACGACTTCCGGAGAGACACATAACGTGTCCAGAGGAACGATATATAAAGAAACCAGCATATGGCACCAGGATTCAAAAGGTTGCACGCAAGAAATGGACGACAGTGGTCGGTGGTTGCTGGATATAAATGGCAGTGTTCGAAAGCTCATCGGAAAGCACGTGGCCGTTGAGGGTAAGCGTATCGAGTTTGATCTGATCTATGTCGACCGGATTTGGCATCTAGGAAAGCTATTGCGACGGATTTGGTTGACCGGCTCAAGGACCGGAAGATGCATCACGTACGGTGGGCATCTTTTACAGGACGAAGATCGAGAGATGGCATCAGACCCTCACAAACCGCACCTTGCTGGAAAACGATTATCTGCCAGACGTTCTGAAAAAACAGGTCGAGGCGTTCGTCGAGCATAAAAATCACCGCCGCTACCACTAAAGCCTGAAAAACGTAACACCTGCCGATACCTACTTCGGCAGGGCAGCATCAATCATCAAACAACAGATAGCCGCTTGCTTCATCAAAAACAAGCTGCTTACTATCAACCAGACGATGCCAAGCACTCATCAAAGTGAAGAACGCATCTGCCTCACCAACGCTGACGGGGAACAGTTATTTGCAATAAATCCAGTTTGTTGATTTCTTATCGTATTCGAGCTGATATTATTTGATATTCTCCTGTTTCCATAGCTGTTTCTGGATAATCACGATAGCTCCCAGAATGACTGCAAAAATTGCCCAGTAGTAATATCTGAAGTCTGGAGCTTGACCGAAAATAAAATGGGGAGCCAGATACAAAAAGCCTGAACCTGACAATGCCAGCAATACACACCCTTCAGACATCGCACGGGATTTAATTCCGAATAACAATAATATGAACAACCCAATTATCCAGAACCATCCATACATAAAGGGCCATTTCTCCCACAATAATATCCATCGATGCATTGTCGTTGAAGGCACAGGATATGCAGTTTCTACCCCAGCTTGCCTTGCCGGCTGAGGGAAATGTACTTCGCGAAGGTAATAGCCGCGCTCACGACCGATATGCATGAAATTAATGCCAAAGAAAAAGCGGTGCTTGATATAGGCCACTGGATTTTCAGTTACGGACTTTAGCCAGCCCGACTTCAGATCATCCATGGCTGCCGGATTTGATTTTCGCAGTATAATATTGCCGTCAGGGTTCGTGAACAAGATCGATTTAATATCATCAGGTTGGTAGTGTGAAAGTTGGCGTTCCAGATTTGGATTGTCCAGCATAAGGCTGCTCGGTAAAGCAGGATTGCCCCCAAAATATTTGATGCCGGCCAGATCATGTACCATCGCCCTCGAATACGGGTCTGAATAGCTTGGTTTTAAGATTGCTTCATGCGTGATCGCCTTGCCAACGAAAAACAAACCAAAGATAGCGACAACTATGGTGGCATTTGCGATCAATTTTCGCTCTTTTTTGTACGTAATTAGAAAAATGAGCGGAAGCACTGCTAAAACCGCGTTACCACGTACCATCCATCCATACCAAAGCAGGATCAGAAGAAGCAGGCTGTAGCGGCGCGCTTTCTGTGGGAAAAATATCGCAATGATGGAAACAAAGAACCAAGGCAGCGCATTATGCACATCCTTCCAGATAACGCCGGCAAAATTGATACAAAATGGCGCAACTGCACATATGCCAGTGGCCAAAGCCAGCTTATGCGTGCCTTCTTGCTCAAGCTTCGTGAACAGAAGGAACCAGCATGTGAAATATAAGAGTAGTTGCAAAAAGAGTAATGGTTGAGGGCCACCCTTGAGTGGTAGTAACAGGCTCCAAAGTAAGGCCATTGCGGGCGGGTGGTGTTCATCGAATTGGAAAGTTTTTGCTTGTGCATATTGTTCGTAACTGTCCGGGGACATGGTTCCGGGATAAAATCCATACCAAGCCAGTATTGCGAGAAGTAGAAATATGACAAAGGCGACAGTAGGCCTTTTATAATCATATCGCTCTTGTTTGCTTGAATTTTGTGGCAGCCCATCATGCATTACTAATACGTAACCATGGCTGGATGTTCAGTGCCTAGGAACAAGCCCCAATCCTTGAAACTGTG
This DNA window, taken from Parasphingorhabdus litoris DSM 22379, encodes the following:
- a CDS encoding TonB-dependent receptor translates to MRDFASIDETDPFGSAPGTVDADVTAAGVLKDVDRNSLPFSPDIKIAIGAQYEIPVGDWVLTPRIDHYLQSEFASSIFSKPIDIFDGYGQTDLKLLLAPDGGNSEIRGYVKNLFNNDDITRALSAGRLVGRFREFVILEPRTYGVEATIRF